From the genome of Methylomonas sp. UP202, one region includes:
- the smc gene encoding chromosome segregation protein SMC — MKLEKIKLAGFKSFVDPTTIPIQGNLTAIVGPNGCGKSNIIDAVRWVMGESSAKHLRGGNMADVIFNGSSGRKPVSVASVELVFDNAEGKAGGEYAQYATISIKRQVSRDGQSQFMLNGSKCRRKDITDLFLGTGLGSRSYAIIEQGTISRMVEAKPEDLKLHIEEAAGVSKYKERRSETETRMRHTRENLERLNDLRDEVDKQIKNLAKQAEKAEKYTEFKKQERRFKQELLAMRWQSFQRNAQQLEAKLQTIAEEHNRLFVLLRDTEKAMELKRGEQKALQQHLDSTQAEYTAVVAEVSRLEQAIKHNQKSHEETLIEIERLTQQAEHAKIECEQDRQQLEEIRQTLLEAEETMIVAKEREEDLLGIQQDAHLQKQQWQLRWEEFLAENAGYREQAEVQRTKLVQLENQNRQLQARLDKLRGERGELADTQLQLALDTLDSSIELIETEREQLQRQLEAVLQRIAELRPEIKQLHDSLHTNRAELQKVNGKISSLELLQQHAMGKDKKDLSAWLEQVGLEQQPRLAEFLEADEGWETAVETVLGSYLEAICVDSTETILSELQELSKQSLIVFETHTEPSVAALNALAGKVNSRWCLDSLLSGIYCADSMTQARQMALQPHESVVLADGTWLGRDWIKISRGSDSKAGVLHREKELRELKLRQGELQMAIAEDEQQLEHCEQALKAAESHREQYQQKDKLLGAEHSAKSAEFSAQSARLEQQQRRAAQLDHEIEELSGHLGEIVESISEAELIKQDAEQALGDLGEKKAQLEELNRQIQAQQQNTDASVGEARHHLQRLHAQIESMKSSEVLTVKQIERLQSQHRQAADRIAELENKLQFALAPMDDEKMQLEALLERKHEIEDLLQSERRAQQASEQTVSELAEQYSRNQRELEKQKEALDKVRFEQQDSKVRQQTVAEQLAEVDADPEVILSALSDGASESQWKRQVDDLAEQIERLGSINLTAIEEYKTQSERMKFLNEQHDDLVDALNTLDQAISKIDRESRQRFKETFDKINDGLKEKFPRLFGGGQAYLELTEDDVLEAGVNIIARPPGKRNSSIHLLSGGEKALTAVALVFSIFDLNPAPFCLLDEVDAPLDDANVVRFSKMVEDMSSTVQFLYISHNKVTMEIAKHLAGVTMKEPGVSRLVAVDIDEAVSMAES, encoded by the coding sequence ATGAAGCTGGAAAAAATCAAACTCGCGGGCTTTAAGTCCTTTGTCGATCCGACCACGATTCCGATTCAGGGTAACCTGACCGCGATCGTCGGGCCTAACGGCTGCGGCAAGTCCAACATCATCGACGCGGTGCGTTGGGTGATGGGCGAGAGTTCGGCCAAGCATCTGCGCGGCGGCAATATGGCCGACGTGATTTTCAACGGTTCGTCCGGGCGCAAGCCGGTGAGCGTGGCGTCGGTGGAATTGGTGTTCGACAACGCCGAAGGTAAGGCCGGCGGCGAGTATGCGCAATACGCGACGATTTCGATCAAGCGCCAGGTGAGTCGCGACGGCCAGTCACAATTCATGCTGAACGGCAGTAAATGCCGGCGCAAGGACATCACCGACTTGTTTTTGGGCACCGGCCTGGGTTCTCGCAGCTATGCCATCATCGAGCAGGGCACGATCTCGCGGATGGTGGAAGCCAAGCCGGAAGATCTGAAGCTGCATATCGAGGAAGCCGCCGGCGTTTCCAAATATAAGGAAAGGCGTTCGGAAACCGAAACCCGGATGCGCCATACCCGCGAGAATCTGGAGCGGTTGAACGACCTACGCGACGAGGTCGACAAGCAAATTAAGAACTTGGCCAAGCAGGCGGAAAAGGCCGAAAAATACACCGAATTCAAAAAGCAGGAGCGCCGCTTCAAGCAAGAATTGCTGGCGATGCGTTGGCAAAGCTTTCAGCGCAACGCCCAGCAACTCGAAGCCAAGCTACAGACGATCGCCGAGGAGCATAACCGCTTGTTCGTGTTGCTGCGCGATACCGAAAAGGCGATGGAGCTGAAGCGCGGCGAGCAAAAAGCCCTGCAACAACATCTGGATAGCACTCAGGCCGAATATACCGCCGTCGTGGCCGAAGTCAGCCGGCTGGAACAGGCGATCAAGCACAATCAAAAAAGCCACGAAGAAACCTTGATCGAAATCGAGCGTTTGACGCAGCAAGCCGAACACGCCAAAATCGAATGCGAGCAGGATAGGCAACAACTGGAAGAAATCCGCCAGACTTTGCTGGAAGCCGAGGAGACGATGATCGTCGCCAAGGAACGTGAGGAAGACTTGCTCGGCATCCAACAGGACGCGCATCTGCAAAAACAGCAATGGCAGTTGCGTTGGGAAGAATTCTTGGCCGAGAACGCCGGTTACCGCGAGCAGGCCGAAGTCCAGCGGACCAAATTGGTGCAGTTGGAAAATCAGAATCGTCAGTTGCAGGCCCGTTTGGATAAGTTGCGCGGCGAGCGCGGTGAGTTGGCCGATACCCAGTTGCAACTGGCTTTGGATACGCTGGATAGCAGTATCGAACTGATAGAGACCGAACGCGAACAGTTACAGCGGCAACTGGAAGCGGTGTTGCAGCGCATCGCCGAACTGCGCCCGGAGATTAAGCAATTACACGATAGCTTGCACACCAATCGTGCCGAGCTGCAGAAAGTCAACGGCAAGATCAGCTCGTTGGAATTGCTGCAGCAACACGCCATGGGCAAGGACAAAAAAGACTTATCGGCTTGGCTGGAACAGGTCGGATTGGAGCAACAACCGCGGCTGGCCGAGTTTCTTGAGGCCGACGAGGGTTGGGAAACTGCGGTCGAAACGGTGTTGGGCAGTTATCTGGAAGCGATTTGCGTCGATAGTACCGAAACGATTCTTAGCGAGTTGCAGGAATTGAGCAAGCAGTCGCTGATCGTGTTCGAAACTCACACCGAGCCGTCGGTCGCCGCTTTAAACGCGTTGGCCGGCAAGGTAAACAGCCGTTGGTGCCTCGATAGTTTGTTGAGCGGCATCTACTGTGCCGATTCGATGACGCAAGCTCGCCAAATGGCCTTGCAGCCGCACGAGTCGGTAGTGTTGGCGGACGGCACTTGGCTGGGCCGGGACTGGATCAAAATCAGTCGCGGTAGCGACAGCAAGGCCGGTGTGCTGCATCGCGAAAAAGAGTTGCGCGAACTGAAGCTGCGCCAGGGCGAATTGCAGATGGCGATTGCCGAGGATGAGCAGCAATTGGAACACTGCGAGCAAGCATTGAAGGCCGCCGAGAGCCATCGCGAACAATATCAACAAAAAGATAAACTGCTGGGTGCGGAACATTCGGCCAAGAGCGCCGAATTCAGCGCCCAATCGGCTCGTCTGGAACAGCAGCAACGCCGCGCCGCCCAGCTCGATCACGAAATCGAAGAGCTGAGCGGGCATCTAGGCGAAATTGTCGAAAGTATTTCCGAAGCGGAGCTGATTAAACAGGATGCCGAGCAGGCACTGGGCGATTTGGGCGAGAAGAAAGCGCAACTGGAAGAGTTGAACCGGCAAATTCAGGCTCAACAACAAAATACCGACGCCTCGGTCGGCGAGGCCCGGCATCATTTACAGCGCCTGCATGCGCAGATCGAGTCGATGAAGTCGTCCGAAGTGCTGACCGTCAAGCAAATCGAGCGTTTACAGTCTCAGCATCGGCAAGCCGCCGACCGCATCGCCGAACTGGAAAACAAGTTGCAGTTCGCACTGGCGCCGATGGACGACGAGAAAATGCAGCTCGAGGCATTGCTGGAGCGTAAACACGAGATCGAAGATCTGTTGCAATCGGAACGCAGGGCTCAACAAGCCAGCGAACAAACTGTCAGCGAGTTGGCCGAGCAATATTCCCGCAACCAACGCGAGCTCGAAAAGCAGAAAGAAGCCTTGGACAAGGTGCGCTTCGAGCAGCAGGACAGCAAGGTCAGGCAACAGACCGTCGCCGAACAATTGGCCGAAGTCGATGCCGACCCGGAAGTTATTTTGAGCGCTTTGTCGGACGGTGCCAGCGAGAGTCAGTGGAAACGCCAGGTGGACGATCTTGCCGAGCAAATCGAGCGCTTGGGTTCGATTAATCTGACCGCGATCGAGGAATATAAAACCCAATCCGAACGGATGAAGTTTTTGAATGAGCAGCACGACGACTTGGTCGACGCGTTGAACACGCTGGACCAGGCCATCAGCAAGATAGATCGCGAAAGTCGGCAGCGTTTCAAGGAAACCTTCGACAAAATCAACGACGGACTGAAGGAAAAGTTTCCGCGCCTGTTCGGCGGCGGCCAGGCTTATCTGGAATTGACCGAGGACGACGTACTGGAGGCCGGTGTCAACATCATTGCCCGGCCGCCCGGCAAGCGCAACAGCTCGATACATTTGTTGTCCGGCGGTGAGAAGGCACTGACTGCCGTTGCGTTGGTGTTTTCGATTTTCGACCTGAATCCGGCGCCGTTTTGCTTGCTGGACGAAGTCGATGCGCCGTTGGACGACGCTAACGTGGTGCGCTTTTCCAAGATGGTCGAGGACATGTCGTCGACCGTCCAATTCTTGTACATTTCACACAACAAAGTCACGATGGAAATTGCAAAACATCTGGCAGGTGTTACCATGAAGGAACCGGGCGTGTCCCGTTTAGTGGCGGTAGATATCGATGAAGCGGTAAGCATGGCGGAAAGCTAA
- a CDS encoding helix-hairpin-helix domain-containing protein, which yields MYALQNPIFDTDIPELRLNGISGYSILGDRITLNIGEVANHRSFGNLSGTLSVELWALNQAYQGGSFSGIPLAGVVIGELHGQHAIGPASWELAFQEPGEGCWQLTLMLREWNGVAYETRDFVNFAAPYSPVKTAVRQGTNNVIEVSFIEYKHAEASDSHSGRFIENDYFVQAQAFKPAAAELLLLGNCGYDVQNGRIRLNVGEIANRRGADNVSGTLVLELWALDQAYQGGHFDGFAVAGVRVGELAGRQGFRELSLETEFCEPPVGRWHLSLMLREWNGVAYETRDCINFAVPYTVTPKPVAARKESDNVINVQFGESKKAAVTPVEPVALAGGVSASRASINQATLDELGALKGVPKKTVENIVAAQPFASFDDLSNVKGVGPKLLKLLRELFAL from the coding sequence ATGTATGCATTACAAAACCCTATTTTTGATACCGATATTCCGGAATTGCGGCTAAACGGTATTAGTGGTTATTCCATTCTAGGCGATCGTATTACGCTGAATATTGGCGAAGTTGCCAACCACCGGTCGTTCGGGAATCTAAGCGGGACGCTTTCGGTGGAACTCTGGGCGCTGAATCAAGCATATCAAGGAGGCAGTTTCAGCGGTATTCCCCTGGCTGGCGTCGTTATCGGCGAATTGCATGGTCAACATGCGATTGGGCCGGCTTCCTGGGAGCTGGCGTTCCAAGAGCCCGGCGAAGGATGCTGGCAACTGACGCTGATGTTGCGCGAGTGGAATGGCGTGGCTTACGAGACGCGCGATTTCGTCAATTTCGCGGCTCCTTACAGTCCGGTTAAAACCGCCGTCCGGCAAGGCACGAATAATGTCATCGAAGTGAGTTTCATCGAGTACAAGCATGCCGAGGCCAGCGATAGCCACTCGGGACGCTTTATCGAGAACGACTACTTCGTGCAAGCCCAGGCGTTCAAACCGGCGGCCGCCGAGCTGTTGTTGCTGGGCAATTGCGGTTACGACGTTCAAAACGGGCGGATTCGCTTGAATGTCGGCGAAATTGCCAACCGGCGCGGCGCGGACAATGTCAGCGGTACCTTGGTGTTGGAGTTATGGGCGCTCGACCAAGCGTATCAAGGCGGGCATTTCGACGGGTTCGCGGTGGCCGGCGTCCGGGTCGGCGAATTGGCCGGTCGGCAAGGTTTTCGCGAGCTGAGTCTGGAAACCGAATTTTGCGAGCCGCCGGTCGGTCGCTGGCATTTGAGTCTGATGTTGCGGGAATGGAACGGCGTCGCTTATGAAACCAGGGATTGCATCAACTTTGCCGTCCCTTACACGGTGACGCCGAAGCCGGTGGCGGCTCGCAAGGAGTCGGACAACGTCATCAATGTCCAGTTTGGGGAAAGTAAAAAAGCGGCGGTCACGCCAGTCGAGCCGGTAGCGCTTGCCGGCGGCGTTTCGGCTTCGAGAGCGTCTATCAACCAAGCAACCTTGGATGAATTGGGCGCGCTAAAAGGTGTGCCGAAAAAGACGGTCGAAAACATTGTCGCGGCGCAACCGTTTGCCTCGTTCGACGACCTCTCCAATGTCAAGGGCGTCGGCCCGAAGTTGCTGAAATTGTTGCGCGAGCTGTTTGCGTTGTAA
- a CDS encoding HXXEE domain-containing protein has product MFERLITHWVYGGALAGLLLLMLFPLLTAGWSMPLALTFLHLPMYMLHQYEEHDQDRFRTFFNRTVGGGKPVLSPLAVFIINVPGVWGVIVIATYLAALREPGLGLIAVYLAVVNGLVHIGHALAFKMYNPGLATGAALFLPVGAYSIWRFQIAGAGGFAAHAIGIAVALAIHAGIIVYVRSQGAFADRT; this is encoded by the coding sequence ATGTTCGAGCGCTTGATAACGCATTGGGTTTATGGCGGCGCGTTGGCCGGGTTACTATTATTGATGTTATTCCCGTTGTTGACCGCGGGGTGGTCGATGCCGCTCGCGCTGACGTTTCTGCATCTGCCGATGTATATGCTGCATCAGTACGAGGAACACGATCAAGACCGCTTCCGAACTTTTTTCAACCGGACCGTCGGCGGCGGCAAGCCGGTGCTGTCGCCGTTGGCCGTGTTTATCATCAATGTCCCCGGCGTTTGGGGCGTCATCGTCATTGCCACCTATTTGGCGGCGCTCCGCGAGCCGGGTCTGGGTTTGATCGCAGTGTATCTGGCCGTCGTCAACGGTCTGGTCCACATCGGTCACGCCCTGGCCTTCAAAATGTACAACCCCGGACTTGCGACCGGTGCGGCGCTGTTTTTGCCGGTAGGCGCTTACAGTATTTGGCGGTTTCAAATAGCCGGGGCTGGAGGATTTGCGGCGCACGCGATTGGCATCGCGGTGGCGCTTGCCATCCATGCCGGGATTATCGTTTACGTCCGTAGCCAAGGCGCATTCGCGGATCGCACGTGA